Within the Eucalyptus grandis isolate ANBG69807.140 chromosome 1, ASM1654582v1, whole genome shotgun sequence genome, the region CATCTCATGGAGATTCTTGAAACAAACAGAAAACTAGTAGCTAGGTGCACATTtacttaaaatgaaaaattactgGTTGCAGTGAATGACCATCGTTGCTAGCAAGTAATTGCAGCATTTGAGAATTGCTCTTTAAACATTGGAAGGTCATTTTTTGCTGCGGCAAATGGCGTACATAGCTATCATTAGTGTAACAACTACAAGTCTTTCCACAGTTGCACCTTCAACGCAATGAATAACTACTACAGAAAAACGTTCTATACAACTCATGACAGATTGAGCATAGATTTGCCTAGGCCCTTCCATTCTTCATTGCCTCTGAATATAGCTAATTTCAACATTCCAAAGAGCAGCATCCACTGCCTTCTTCGAGTGCTGGTGCGTTATGAGGAAAGGTTCGACAAGAAGCTTCTATATTACAccagaagaaagagggaaaagagaaggcTTATATAAGATGGTCATTAGGGTacctttttatcctttttgaCGAGGGAAACTATTTTGTTTCCTGTAGTCAGCCATCAGGGTAGTTGGTTTGTTCATTGGAGCATATACTGAAAAGCAGGTATTGGAAGCTGACCAAGCTAAGGAGTGGCCACATTCTCTTTAGCTAGAGGAGCAATCTCCTCTCCATCGACTCCAGGTTCACTGCCGGTGACCTCTAGATTCAATAGCAATTTCTCCCAGTTCTTTGCTGGTCCCTGTCACAATAAAGAGGCTACTCTCAGAGAAGCTTGAGAAAATGGCAGCATATGCATTAAACCACCGGTCCATTCATTCTAGACTAGGACAGCTTAATATATGGGAACGgtcgttctttctttttccggTGCAGCACTCGGAATGTGACGATTTCCCTATgcagttctttctttttagCTTCATAGTCAAACGTGATCCTTTTACAATGATGAACATCACACTATGCGAGCTGTGAAGTAAATGTGACGGTAACAATCATTCTGACCTTCCAGGAGAGATCTTGAGCCATGCCGTTCGCGATCATCTCCTTCAGAGCAGGGGTGCCAAAAGTTGCTAGTGCCCTTGTCACGGTCTTTGCTATCGCTGCTACATCAGCAGGATCGACAGTCTCGCACTGAAAGGCAGAAACACGCAGCTTGTTACACGGCACGAGTTCATTGACTTTCTCTTGCGGGATGATAAATGGAAGGGACGTAAAATCACCTCAACATTGAATGCGCCCATTTGGAATCCGGTATAACCTTCTAGTACCGTGTTGACCAGACCCCCCGTGGATGCCACGATTGGTACCTGCATCCATGGTTGAGGATCGCATGTATGTCGTGACACAAGCTTCACAGCCAAATGCAGAGTGAGCTATCGTGTAGATAGAACATCAGAAAAAAGTGAGAGCGCATACTGTTCCGTATCTCATGGCATGTAGCTGAATGAGACCGCATGGCTCGAACCTACTTGGTACCACCATAAAGTCAGCACCGGCTGTGATCATATGTGCAAGGGGAACATTGAATTTCGCGACTCCCCTAGCCTTGTTAGGGTACTTGATCTCAAGCTCTTCAAGTTGTTTCTCCATATTTTTCTTCCCGGTGCCCTGATTATCAGTTATTTAAATTGTAAATAACTAGGCAAGCAGTGTGCAGAGCAACCTAGTTCTGGAATTGCAGTAGCAGAAGCAACACTCGAAAATCATTCATTCCTATCCTATTCATTCTCACCAGAACAATTATCTGAACATCTTCATGGATGAACTGAGGAATTGCTTGCGCAAGAATATCTGAACCTTTCTGCTCTTCAAGCCTACCAATGAAGCCTATTACGGGGACATTTCTATCAATTGGCAATCCAACATGAGCCTGCAGTGCTTCCTTCAACAGGGGCTTTGCTTGCAACACCTGAGAATTATCGAAGATGTTGATTAATGCAGATTCATATTCACTGGCATGTCAATTTAAGTCTTTCAGACAAGGAGTAGAGAAAGTACTGGCACTGAGGTTCTTACATTTGTAGCATCGTATTTGACGTCGAGGTACTTGTCTGACGCTGGATTCCACTCTTGGACATCCATGCCATTGACAATTCCAGTGATACCAATCATTCTGATAATATTATCCAATTCTACACCTTTTTCTACGCCAGAGATAAGTTCCTCTGCATAGTATGGACTCACTGTGACAACTCTGTCCGATTCTAGTATTCCAGCCTTCATCCAATTAATCTTCCTGCCCTTCACAGGCTTGTCGTagctttggaaagaaaagctATTGGATCAGACACGCATTCAATATATACTTGATGGAAGGTtgaagaaacaggtaaagtagTCACCCGTCAATAAAATCAAAGGATGCCCTGAACTGGTCTGGAAGGTTCAATAATGAGAAGTCTGCATATGCAAATCTGCCCTGGTATGCAATGTTGTGGATACAGAAAGCAACCTAAAACCATTGTCATGAAGAGATTTAGCTCATCAACCTCTCAAAACTTGAAAAGAGCAGGCAACTATACTAAACGAGAAATATATACCTTGGCATTTTTGTAGATTCCTCTAGG harbors:
- the LOC104437306 gene encoding granule-bound starch synthase 1, chloroplastic/amyloplastic-like, translating into MGGAVCSGASKLTLKFAAEEAIRLSAGSERASEARRGSCRENPQRAARALQVIVCSISPLMASVSAAQFVPGSSYLSTAGATGSDSKTVLTHNDLKNQPITHCGLRSLNKLDMLQIKTNVRAATRQTRRKALKTEVVSPLRVIKCGSGMNLVFVGAEVGPWSKTGGLGDVLGGLPPAMAANGHRVMTVCPRYDQYKDAWDTEVLAEVKVGDRTETVRFFHCYKRGVDRVFVDHSLFLEKVWGKTGSKIYGPQAGKDYIDNQLRFSLLCQAALEAPRLLNLNYSKHFSGPYGEDVVFIANDWHTALLPCYLKSMYKPRGIYKNAKVAFCIHNIAYQGRFAYADFSLLNLPDQFRASFDFIDGYDKPVKGRKINWMKAGILESDRVVTVSPYYAEELISGVEKGVELDNIIRMIGITGIVNGMDVQEWNPASDKYLDVKYDATNVLQAKPLLKEALQAHVGLPIDRNVPVIGFIGRLEEQKGSDILAQAIPQFIHEDVQIIVLGTGKKNMEKQLEELEIKYPNKARGVAKFNVPLAHMITAGADFMVVPSRFEPCGLIQLHAMRYGTVPIVASTGGLVNTVLEGYTGFQMGAFNVECETVDPADVAAIAKTVTRALATFGTPALKEMIANGMAQDLSWKGPAKNWEKLLLNLEVTGSEPGVDGEEIAPLAKENVATP